The Brachyspira hyodysenteriae ATCC 27164 sequence TCAATATAATCATTTTCCGTTGTAGGTATATTTTTTCCAAAAAATTTATTGAAATGATTAATATAACATGCTATTGGACAGGTAAAAAGTTTTCCATTTTTTAAAGAAGGACATGAATTAGCAAACCAACAAGTTACAAAACTTTCTAAAGCATCTTGTTTACCATCTACATCAATAGTATATTTATAACTAGTTTTTATTATATCTTTACCTTCTCCATTTGAAACATTTATTTTTACATTATAATTATTACATAATTCTATTATTTTATCCCAGTCTATTTTTATAGGATATTTTGTAGCTTCAATTACAATATTATTTTCTTTTAATGATTTCCAAAAATTATCGTCTTTATTTACTAGTAATACAGCATTTGTAACTAATTGTATTTCAGAATCTTTAAAATATTTTCTAGACATAGTAAAAAAATCAGGACAATTTGGATGTAATAAAGGTTCTCCACCCATTAATCTTATTCTTTCTATGTTTCCATTTGTTAATGAAGATAATTGTTTTATATCTTTTTCAAAGATTTCAATATCTAAAAATTCCTTTTCTGCAATTTGTGAAAAATGTGTACATGATTGACAATTTAAATTACAATGTTCTACAAGATGGATTTCTACTCTATGAAATTTTATTCTAGGTGTAACTCTTCTAAACATGTTCATTATTTCATCTTTTGTATAAAACTCTGTATTTAATAATCTAGATACATCCTCCAAAAAATATCTTATAGGTCCTCTCCATTTTTTAAAAGGTATCCACCATACTATTTCATCTATGATTTTTTTATCCATTTTATATTACCCTCTCCATAAAAAATTGCAATAAAGATACCCTACCAATAGAGATAGGGTTAAACATATTATTAAAATTATATTATTTTTATTATTTAGAATATTGGCTTGGCTTGGCTTGGCTTGGCTTGGCTTGGCTTGGCTTGGCTTGGCTTGGCTTGGCTTGGCTTGGAATAAGCCTAATTTAATCTTGTTAAATGTTACTATCATATGTCCAATTTTATATCATAATAAAATAATATACAACTAAAATATATTATTTATTACCAAATACCTATTTTTTTTCTAATGTCATCTCTTTTTTTTCTTCCAGGAATCCACCATAAAATTAAATTAATAGCATTTCTTATAACGGGTAATAGTTTATCACAAGTAGAAACTTTTCTTTCTATGTATCTTAACCTATTTTCAAGATCATATTTTTCATCTTGGCATGTTGATATTGGAAATACATCTGGAAATAATTTTTCATAATAAGTTTTTATTACTTTAAATAGATCCCTATTTTCTTCTCTCTGTACTAAAAAAGATAAATGCACCATAGGAATTTCAGATACTATAATTTTTTTATTGTTTTTTCTTGAATAATCAAAACAATAAAATTCGTCATGGGCTTTCCATTTATCTTTTAAAGATTTATCTTCTATATCATTCCAAAAATTCTTTTTAAATAAAATACAATTAATAGAGAACTGCTGAGTATTGTCTGCTTCATAATATTTGTTAGTATTGCAGCTTGCAATATATTTATCATATTGCAAAGTTGTTTTTATATGAATCCATCTAGCTATATAAGCAAATTCTATTGGAGAAGCAAAAACTGTATCTTTTATTTCATCTTTTTTATTAACTAAAAAGGTTTCCATATTATTTTTAATATCATAAGATAAATTATCAGCATTATATTCTCTATCTGAATAATATTTTTTAGCAAAATAATTTCTAGCATATAGTTTATGATACTCTTCTTCTAAATCCATATTTTTAATAATTCTTTTAAATCCAAATGGATTATTATTAACTAATGAAGAAACATAAGCTAAGTTATCTTTATATTTATTATAAGAATCATTATAACAGTCTAATAATTTTTCTAGCCAATTTTTTGTAAGCGGAAATACATCATCATCCATTTTACATACATATTCATAATTTTCTAATTCTTTACTATTTATTAAATCTTTTATTCCATAATATGCTCTTTGCGCTCCATATGGTCCTATGACTTTAAAATTGTTAGGATATAATCTTTCATACCTTTCTGCTACCATTAAAGTTCTTTCACAATCATATGATTCCCATCCATTCATTAAAATAAAAATTTTATAATTTTCAGACATGAATCTTGAATGCATATATAAAGCAATTTCAAGAGATTCATAATCCCAACATGCTAATACAATTATTGCTGTTTTTTCTACATAATTATTTTCCATTTTATTATATTCTCCAGCATAAATTAAAATTTAAAATTATCCATAAAATTTAATACTCTTTCTACGGCATTATCCATATTATAATATTTATAATCACCCAATCTTCCAAGAATATATACATTATTTAATTTATTTATTTCAGTTAAATATTTATTATATAAATTTCTATTTATGTCATTTTCAATTGGATAATATCTATCGTTTCTATTTATATCAAACATTTCAGAATATTCTATTGAGATAATAGTTTTATTAGAATATTCATCCAAGAAATGCTTATGCTCTATTATCCTAGTAAAATCATAATTATTTGGGTAATTAATAACTGATGTCTCTTGATAATATTCTTTATTTATAGTGATATTTTCAAAATATATAGATCTATAAGGTAATATCCCATATTTATAATTAAAAAAATCATCTATCGAGCCAGTATAAAATATATATTGAAAATCTTTATTTTTTATATCAGAAAAATTAGTATTTAGATTTATATGTATATTTTCATGATCTATTAATTTTTCTATTAATTTAGTATACCCATTTGATGGTATTCCTTGATATATGTCCTGAAAATATCTATCGTCATTTGAAATATATATTGGTACCCTAGAAATTACAGAAGCATCAATATCATTAGGAGATATCCCCCATTGTTTAATAGTGTAATTTTCAAATATGTTTTTATATACATATTGGTAAATAAATTTTATATCTTTATCATCATTTTCTTTAAAATCTAAAATAGATATTTTTGAACCATATTCATATTTATCCAATAATTTTGATATTATTCTGTTAGATATATTATGTGGAAATATTTCTTCTATAGTTTTTAAATTAAAAGGAATTGTTACTTTACTACCTTCTACTACAGCTTTAACTTTATGGAAGTAATAATTCCAAGATGTATATTTAGATAAATAATCCCATACTTTTTTATTATTTGTATGAAAAATATGGGCTCCATATTTATGAATAGTTATACCAATTTCGTTTTTGTAATCGTAACAATTACCAGCTATATGATTTCTTTTGTCTATTAAAAGTACATTTTTATTATAACAATTTGCTAGTATGTTTGCAAGGCATGATCCTGTTATTCCAGCTCCCACTACTAAACAATCATAATGCATATATTTACCTATAATTATAATTAAGTTTATTAATTATAATTTAATTTTTAAAAAAAGTCAATTATATTGATATATACATAAATAATATACTATTAATTAACTATATTATTTATAAAAAATATATCAATCAAATAATAAAAGATGTAATTTTTTAATAATTATTAACATAATTATAATTATTGGAAATTGATTAAATATATGGAGATATTGTGTATATGAATAGAGAAATGCATATATGTACTATAGCTAGCGGACACAATTTTGCAATATATGCTGCTACATTATTAGTATCTATACTTGAAAATTCTGATAAAGATGATTTTTTTATTTTTCATATAATTACTGCAGATATAAGTGAAGATGATAAGAATAAAATAATTGAACTAAAAAATATTAAAAATTGTGATATAATTTTTCATTATATAACAAATATAGAAAAGTATAAAAAATGGGTAAATGATTCCAATGGATGTGTATTAGAAAGATGGTCATATCATATATTTTTTAAATTAGAAATAATGAATGTTCTTTCAGATTTAGATAAAGTGCTATTTTTAGATGCAGATACTATAGTTCTTAGGAATCTTAGAGATATATTCAAAATTGATATAGAAAATTACTATATTGCTACAGTTTGCGGTATAGAATTATCTGTTATCAATTATATAGGTGAAGAGGGTTATATAATAAAAAATGGACATAGTACAGTTGAAAATTTTAAGGAAAATATGCATATTAATAATGATTCATCAATACAAAGAAATGTTAAACATAAAAACGTAGAAACTTGGTTTAGTACAGGATTTATGTATATGAATTTAAAATATTTAAGAAATATTTTAAATGAAAATAAAATTGAAGAATTAATAACAAATTGTATTAATAGTGGAGAAATTTTTGGAGATGAAGTAATATTTAATTATTTTATAGAAGATGATAAAATATTAAAGTTGAATGATAATTATCATGTAACAAATGCAATATGGTTAAAAGAAGATTGTTTAGATATATATGTTGCTCATTTTGCTCCAAAAATGTTTAACTTATTTAATATGCCAAAAACAAAAAATCAAATATATTTAAAAGCATTAAAATATTTTTCACAAACTCTTTGGTTTAAAGAAGATCCTATTTACTATATTAATATGCTGTTAGAAGAAAAAAGTAATTACTATGAAAAATTATTTGATATAAAATTATTTGCTATAATTGATATGATAGTATGGTTTATACCGTTTAGAAAAAAAAGAGATGAAATAAGGAAAAAAATGGTAGATAAAATAAAAAACATAAAATATTTAATAAATTAATTTAACTATAATATTCAATCTAATATGCTAAATATTATATTAACAGATTAGATTGAATATTATTTATATTAAAATTTAAAATATGATACTTCATTAACTATATTTTCTGTTTTTTCAAGTATATTTTTACTTTCATTTACTCCCTGTTCTGCTATATTAGAATTTGTATAATTAATATTATTAAGATTATTAACAGCTGTATTTATTTGGGACATACTTTCTTCTTCATTTTTTATTGCCTTTAATATATCAATTAATATACCAGATATTTCATTTGCAAAATTTTCTATTTCATCTAAAGCATTTGAAGATTCTCTTACAGTAGTTTCTCCTATCTCTATTTTTTTTGTAGTTTCATTTACTATACTGCTTATATCTTTTGCTGCATTACTAACATTAGTGGATAAATTTCTTACCTCTGAAGCAACAACTGCAAATCCTTTACCCTGATCACCAGCACGTGCTGCCTCTACAGAAGCATTAAGTGCCAATATATTAGTTTGAAAAGCAATGGATTCTATTATAGAAGTTATATTTGCTATTTTTTTACTATATTCAGCTACTTCTATAACATTTTTAGATGTGTTTTTTATAGCATTAACTCCTTTCATTGTTGATTCCATCATATTATCGCTCATTTTTTTAGCATTGTCTGTATTTACTACCGTTTCTTTAATAGATGAAAATACAAATTCTATAGAACTTGTTAATTCTTTCAAAGATGAAGATTGTGCTGTAACCCTTTGAGATAAGTTTTCATTTCCATCAGCTATTATTTCCATAGAACTATTAATACTATTTATTTCTTTTGTCATACTATGAATTGTGCTTCCTAATTTATTTTGCATAGTTTTTATTGCTCTTACTAAACTTCCTGTTTCATTTTTCTTTTCTAATTCTTTTTTATTGAATGAAGCATTGAAATTACCTTCTGACATAGATTCTATAATATTTATAGTATTGTTTAAAGTTGTTGATATAGGTTTGGCTATTATAGTGACAAGTATAGATTCTATAGATATTAAAAATAAAAAACCTACTATCATTACAATTATAAGTCTTAGAACATTCCATTCTAAAATATCTATATCACCTTCTGCTATTAAATACCATGGTGTATTTTTTATATTTGTAGTAATATATATTTTTTTATTTTTAATGAATGAAAATGAATCAGTGCCTAATATATCATCTTTATAGTTTGCAAATATTTCTTTATTAAAAATATTTTCTTTCAATATTGCATTTTTATCTTTATGATAAAAGTAAATTCCTTCTCCATTTATTAAACTTATATTATAATTATATAACATAGCATTTGATAAAGTATCATTCGCTATTTCATTAAATATTATATCTACACCTAATATACCTCGTACACTTCTATCAGGATTATAAATAGTTTTACTAAATGCTATTGCTAATGATTCAGTAACAACATCAATATATGGATTTGATATAAATATATTTGTGGTTTCTAATGCTTTTATAAACCATTCTCTTGTGGTCTGATCATAATCTGATGGTAAAGGTGCACTATTAAACATTACTCCGCCGTCTTTATATGGAACAGTTGTGGCAAAATATATATTTGCTATATTACTATCTCTTCTAACAATATTAGACATTATAGTAGGAAAATTATTTGTATAATATTCTGCTTCCAAATATGAAGAGAATATTTCCATTTGTTTTTTTATAGCGTACATATTGTTATCCAATATATTTGATAATAATTTTGCATTATCTTTTGATACTGTAATAAACTCACTTTTATATTTTGGTATATATAAACTTAAAACTACTATAAATATAACCATTATAGAAATTGCATATGGTATTATGAAGCTCAAAATTAACTTATTTTTTTTATATATTTTTGTCATAAAAAATCCTTAAATTAGTGATATTTAAAATAATAAATAAGATATATGGGTACAATAATTGAATGTTGTAATCATAATAAAATATATTTATATACATAATTTGAGTATACTATAATGATTATATTTGTCAATGTTAATAATCATTTTTTTATTATTAACATTAACAATATTTTGATTATAAAATTATAAAAACTTGTTATATTTATATTTTTATATTAGAATAGATAAAATATAGTTTTTATATAAAATTGGAGCATAAATAATGAATAATACTAAAGAAAAATTGAAGGATCTTATAAAAAAACAATATTTAATAATAGATGGTGCAACAGGTACAGAACTTCAAAAAAAAGAAATAAAGAAAGAATCTTGGATTATAAATGGAAATAATATAGAAGGCTGTAACGAAATATTAAATATAACCGCTCCAAATATCATGAAAGAAATACATATAGATTATTTGAATTCTAATGCTAATATAACAAAAACTAATAGTTTTGGTGCTATACCTTGGGTTTTAAGCGAGTATGATATTGCCGATAAAGCCTATGATCTAGCAAAAAGTGCTGCATTAATAGCTAATGAGGCAAAAGAAGAATATTTAAAAAATCCAAATTCAAAAGGAGATTTAAATAGAGATATATTTATTGCAGGCAGTTTAGGACCTGGAGTAAAACTTCCAAGTTTAGGACAAATTAGTTTCGATGAAATGTATAATGGATATATAGAAGCTGTAAGAGGTTTAATAGACGGAGGAGTTGATATAATACTTCTTGAAACTGCACAAGATGTTTTGCAATTAAAAGCTGCAATACTTGCAGTTAATGATACAGCTAAAAAAATGGATAAAGAAATTCCAATAATGGTTTCTGTGACTATAGAAAAAGAAGGCACTATGCTTTTAGGTACAGATATAGAAACAGCATATACTATACTTTCAAATTTAGATATTTTTTCTATAGGTATGAATTGCGGTACTGGACCTGATATGGCAATGCGTCATATAAAAAGACTTTCAGAAATATCCTGTATTCCAATATCAATACATAGTAATGCAGGACTTCCGGAAAACAGAGGCGGAAAAGCATATTATAGTATGACGCCGGAAGAGTTTGCTGATATTAACAGTAAGTTTTTTGAGTTAGACGGACTTGCATTTATAGGAGGATGCTGCGGTACTACCCCATTTCATATAAATGCATTAGCAAATAAAGTAAAAGGAATAAAGCCTAAAAAGCCGGCATTAGAAAAACAAAGACCTTATATAGCTAGTTTATTTAATGTAGTAAGCATAAAACAAAATCCTGCACCTTTAATGATTGGTGAAAGAAGTAATGCTACAGGAAGTAAAATATTTAGAGAGCTTATGATTGCAGGAGATATGGATGGTATGCTTGATGTTGGTATAAAACAGGTAAAAGCAGGAAGCCATGCAATAGATGTAAATGCTGCTTGGGCTGGACGTGATGAAGTAGAAGATATTACAAAAATTATTTCTGCTTATGTTAAACAAATTTCTTTGCCTTTAGTTATTGATGCAATAAAACCTAATGTTATAGAAGCTGCTTTAAAAGTATATGGTGGAAAACCAATAATAAATTCTGCTAATATGGAGCAAGGTGAAGAAAAATTTGATGCTATATGTTCATTGGCTAAAAGATATGGTGCCTCTATTATGCTTCTTACTATAGATGAAAAATCAATGGCCTTAACTTGTAAAGATAAATTGAGAATGGCTGAAAGAATGTATGACAGGGCTGTAAATATACATAAAATACTTCCTCATGATATAATATTTGATCCTCTTACATTTACACTTGCTAGCGGTGATGAAAATAGTTTTATGGCAGGAGTTGAAACTTTAAATGCTATAAAAGAATTATCAAATAAATATCCTGAATGTTCTATAAGTTTGGGAGTATCAAATATATCTTTCGGACTTAAAGAAGAAGCAAGAAAGATAATGAATTCGGTATTTTTGTATGAAGCCATTAATCATGGGCTTACTACTGCAATCGTCAATGTGGCTCAAATACTTCCGCTTTCAAAAATAGATGAAAAAGAAATAGAATTAGCAAGAGAATTAATATATAATAAAAACAATACTAAAGAACCTTTAATAAATTATATAAATCATTTCTCTGATAAAAAAGAAAAGAAAGAACTTAATAAAGAAGAAAATGTAAAAAAGCCTATAAGGGAAGCTATAAGAGATGCTATGCTTGACGGAGAATGGAAAGATATGCAAAACTTACTCAATGAGGTAAAGGAAAATAGCGAAGAGTTTGGCGGTGAAAAGAAATTTGCACAAGCTATAATTGATGAAATACTTCTTCCTACTATGGCTGATATTGGAGTAAAATTTGGTGAAGGAACTATACAGCTTCCTTTTGTACTTGGATCTGCTGAAGTAATGAAAAAGAGTGTTGACTTTTTATCTGAATTTTTAGAGAAAAAGAAACAGGAAAAAACTGCCAAAATAATACTTGGTACTGTTGCAGGAGATGTGCATGATGTTGGTAAAAATCTAGTTGAAATCATTATAAAAAATAATGGATTTGAAACTGTTAATATTGGTACTAAAGTGCCTATAGAAAAATTTTTGGAAGCCTATCAGGAACATAATGCAGACTGTATAGGGATGTCAGGACTTTTAGTAAAATCTACAGAAGTGATGAAGGATAATCTAGCCTATATAAGAGAGAAAGGATTAAAAATACCAATTATACTTGGAGGAGCTGCACTAACAAAAGATTTTGTTGAAAATGACTGCAAAAAAGTTTACGGAGATACTGCTAAAATATTTTATTGTAAAGACGGATTCGATGATATTTTAGCAATAAAAGAGATAATAGCTGACAGAGATAAAGAAAATAATAATTAAAGGACACTAAAAGCAATGCCTGAAATAAATCATAAAACTCATGAACATTATATAAATAAACCTCCATTTTATGGAAGAAAAGTTTTTGAATTTAATAAAGAAATAGAAAAAGAAGCTTTTGATATGATTAATAAAGTTAGACTTTTCAGAGCTGGTTTTGGTTATTCTGCTAAGAACCAGGATATGGAAAAGTATAATGAGATGATTAAAACAAAAGTAGAACCTAAATACGAAGAGATGAAAAACAATATCATAGATAATAATTTAATAGAACCTGTTATGATTTACGGATTTTATAAAACTATTACAGAAAATGATAAATTATATATATATGATGTTGATTTTTATACTAATGAATTAAAAAATGAAAAGATAGAAATTCCTTTAGAGCGTATGGAAAATGAGCCTTACAATTCAATAGTAGATTTTTTTGATAAAGAAGAAGATACTATAGGTTTTACTCTTGTAAGTCTTGGAGCTAAATTTCATCAATTTTTGAAAGGCTTATATGATAATGATGAATATAAAGAATATTATTTTTATAATGCAATAGGAACAAATATTATAGAAAATTATGTTGATATACTTCAAGAACACATGGATAATTTGCTTAATTTAAAAAACAACAGCAAAAGAAAACATGTAGGATGCAGATATTCTTTCGGATATAAAGCACTTACAAATATGTACGGCAATAGGATAATATTCAATCAATTAAAACCTGAAGAATTCAATGTTACTCTTACAGAAAGCTACATGATGGATCCGGAGCTTAGTACTTGTGCAATAGTATCATTTTGTGAGGATTCTTATTATTTTGCCAATTAATCTATTTGATATTTTTTAATAAATTAACAACAAAATCATAATTATTCATACTCATTATATGCATTTTTTTATGTTTCTTAAGCATGTTATGAAACAAATCGGATGATAATTTTACAGCAACTCTTTTTTCTTCTTCAGGAGATTTATTACTTGCTTTTTTTAATTTATTAAGCCAATCTTCCGGTATATAAGCACCTGGAAGTTTATAGTATATAAAGTATGCTGTTTTATAGGTTAATACAGGGAAGAAACCAGGTACCAATATAGGTTTATTTTTTAGAGGAAGCTCATCTATCCATTCCAATAGAAGTTCTAATCTCTCAGCTTCATATATAGGCTGAGTGAAGATAGCCTTTACTCCTGAATTTGCTTTTTTAGCAAGTCTAACTTTCAAACTGTCATTATTTTTTGCATAGCTGTTTATTACGCAAAAAGAATATATAGGTTTTAATGGTTCTTTAAAAGCAAACTCTCCTAAACTTTTTCCTTTATTTAAATCTTTTATTATAGCTATAAGTAATTCAGAATTTCCCTCAAATACTGATTTAGCCTGTTTTTGATTTCCTCCATTAATAGGATCTCCTGTAACAGCAAGAACCATTCTTATATCAAAATAATTTGCCCCTATTAAATCATTTTGCAAAGCTATAGAATTTTTATCTCTCATAGTTTGAGTTGCTATGAAAGGTTTATTATTATTAAGTCTTTGCTGCAATTGCAATGCGGCCAGTATAGATGATATTTTTAAGTTAGCAAATGGGGAATCAGTTACAACAAAAGCATCTATATAATCTGAAATTTTAGCATCATCAATTTTATCTTTTATATAACCCAAATCAAATTTAGCCTGCGGAGATATTTCTAATGTAAATGTATATTCATCTTTATTTTCTAGTTTATCTATGAAATTTTCTACACTATTATCACTCATACTGCAATCCTCTATATTATGTTAATATCGTACTAAAAAAATAAAAAAAGTCAAATAAAAAAATCATATTGAAGTTATATAAAAAAGTTATATACTATGCATAATTAGATTTTTTAGGATATAATATGAACGTAAGTGATGATGCAACTTTAAAAGAAACTGAAAGACAAAATAGAAAGTTTAAAGAATTAACAGAATCAAGAGTTGAATTTTTAGTTATAAAGTTGGGCATACCTACAATTATTAGTATGCTTACAACATCTTTTTATAATATGGCAGATACATTTTTTGTAAGCAAGATAAATACTCAATCAACCGCTGCTGTTGGAATAGTATTTTCTATGATGGCAATAATACAGGCTGTAGGATTTTTTTTCGGACATGGATCAGGTAATT is a genomic window containing:
- a CDS encoding radical SAM protein, which translates into the protein MDKKIIDEIVWWIPFKKWRGPIRYFLEDVSRLLNTEFYTKDEIMNMFRRVTPRIKFHRVEIHLVEHCNLNCQSCTHFSQIAEKEFLDIEIFEKDIKQLSSLTNGNIERIRLMGGEPLLHPNCPDFFTMSRKYFKDSEIQLVTNAVLLVNKDDNFWKSLKENNIVIEATKYPIKIDWDKIIELCNNYNVKINVSNGEGKDIIKTSYKYTIDVDGKQDALESFVTCWFANSCPSLKNGKLFTCPIACYINHFNKFFGKNIPTTENDYIDIHKANSYDELLNFIAKPIPLCKYCDIKNRKYEIPWKTSSKNIDEYI
- the glf gene encoding UDP-galactopyranose mutase; this translates as MHYDCLVVGAGITGSCLANILANCYNKNVLLIDKRNHIAGNCYDYKNEIGITIHKYGAHIFHTNNKKVWDYLSKYTSWNYYFHKVKAVVEGSKVTIPFNLKTIEEIFPHNISNRIISKLLDKYEYGSKISILDFKENDDKDIKFIYQYVYKNIFENYTIKQWGISPNDIDASVISRVPIYISNDDRYFQDIYQGIPSNGYTKLIEKLIDHENIHINLNTNFSDIKNKDFQYIFYTGSIDDFFNYKYGILPYRSIYFENITINKEYYQETSVINYPNNYDFTRIIEHKHFLDEYSNKTIISIEYSEMFDINRNDRYYPIENDINRNLYNKYLTEINKLNNVYILGRLGDYKYYNMDNAVERVLNFMDNFKF
- a CDS encoding glycosyltransferase family 8 protein, translated to MNREMHICTIASGHNFAIYAATLLVSILENSDKDDFFIFHIITADISEDDKNKIIELKNIKNCDIIFHYITNIEKYKKWVNDSNGCVLERWSYHIFFKLEIMNVLSDLDKVLFLDADTIVLRNLRDIFKIDIENYYIATVCGIELSVINYIGEEGYIIKNGHSTVENFKENMHINNDSSIQRNVKHKNVETWFSTGFMYMNLKYLRNILNENKIEELITNCINSGEIFGDEVIFNYFIEDDKILKLNDNYHVTNAIWLKEDCLDIYVAHFAPKMFNLFNMPKTKNQIYLKALKYFSQTLWFKEDPIYYINMLLEEKSNYYEKLFDIKLFAIIDMIVWFIPFRKKRDEIRKKMVDKIKNIKYLIN
- a CDS encoding methyl-accepting chemotaxis protein — its product is MTKIYKKNKLILSFIIPYAISIMVIFIVVLSLYIPKYKSEFITVSKDNAKLLSNILDNNMYAIKKQMEIFSSYLEAEYYTNNFPTIMSNIVRRDSNIANIYFATTVPYKDGGVMFNSAPLPSDYDQTTREWFIKALETTNIFISNPYIDVVTESLAIAFSKTIYNPDRSVRGILGVDIIFNEIANDTLSNAMLYNYNISLINGEGIYFYHKDKNAILKENIFNKEIFANYKDDILGTDSFSFIKNKKIYITTNIKNTPWYLIAEGDIDILEWNVLRLIIVMIVGFLFLISIESILVTIIAKPISTTLNNTINIIESMSEGNFNASFNKKELEKKNETGSLVRAIKTMQNKLGSTIHSMTKEINSINSSMEIIADGNENLSQRVTAQSSSLKELTSSIEFVFSSIKETVVNTDNAKKMSDNMMESTMKGVNAIKNTSKNVIEVAEYSKKIANITSIIESIAFQTNILALNASVEAARAGDQGKGFAVVASEVRNLSTNVSNAAKDISSIVNETTKKIEIGETTVRESSNALDEIENFANEISGILIDILKAIKNEEESMSQINTAVNNLNNINYTNSNIAEQGVNESKNILEKTENIVNEVSYFKF
- a CDS encoding homocysteine S-methyltransferase family protein encodes the protein MNNTKEKLKDLIKKQYLIIDGATGTELQKKEIKKESWIINGNNIEGCNEILNITAPNIMKEIHIDYLNSNANITKTNSFGAIPWVLSEYDIADKAYDLAKSAALIANEAKEEYLKNPNSKGDLNRDIFIAGSLGPGVKLPSLGQISFDEMYNGYIEAVRGLIDGGVDIILLETAQDVLQLKAAILAVNDTAKKMDKEIPIMVSVTIEKEGTMLLGTDIETAYTILSNLDIFSIGMNCGTGPDMAMRHIKRLSEISCIPISIHSNAGLPENRGGKAYYSMTPEEFADINSKFFELDGLAFIGGCCGTTPFHINALANKVKGIKPKKPALEKQRPYIASLFNVVSIKQNPAPLMIGERSNATGSKIFRELMIAGDMDGMLDVGIKQVKAGSHAIDVNAAWAGRDEVEDITKIISAYVKQISLPLVIDAIKPNVIEAALKVYGGKPIINSANMEQGEEKFDAICSLAKRYGASIMLLTIDEKSMALTCKDKLRMAERMYDRAVNIHKILPHDIIFDPLTFTLASGDENSFMAGVETLNAIKELSNKYPECSISLGVSNISFGLKEEARKIMNSVFLYEAINHGLTTAIVNVAQILPLSKIDEKEIELARELIYNKNNTKEPLINYINHFSDKKEKKELNKEENVKKPIREAIRDAMLDGEWKDMQNLLNEVKENSEEFGGEKKFAQAIIDEILLPTMADIGVKFGEGTIQLPFVLGSAEVMKKSVDFLSEFLEKKKQEKTAKIILGTVAGDVHDVGKNLVEIIIKNNGFETVNIGTKVPIEKFLEAYQEHNADCIGMSGLLVKSTEVMKDNLAYIREKGLKIPIILGGAALTKDFVENDCKKVYGDTAKIFYCKDGFDDILAIKEIIADRDKENNN
- a CDS encoding vitamin B12 dependent-methionine synthase activation domain-containing protein; translation: MPEINHKTHEHYINKPPFYGRKVFEFNKEIEKEAFDMINKVRLFRAGFGYSAKNQDMEKYNEMIKTKVEPKYEEMKNNIIDNNLIEPVMIYGFYKTITENDKLYIYDVDFYTNELKNEKIEIPLERMENEPYNSIVDFFDKEEDTIGFTLVSLGAKFHQFLKGLYDNDEYKEYYFYNAIGTNIIENYVDILQEHMDNLLNLKNNSKRKHVGCRYSFGYKALTNMYGNRIIFNQLKPEEFNVTLTESYMMDPELSTCAIVSFCEDSYYFAN
- a CDS encoding methylenetetrahydrofolate reductase, coding for MSDNSVENFIDKLENKDEYTFTLEISPQAKFDLGYIKDKIDDAKISDYIDAFVVTDSPFANLKISSILAALQLQQRLNNNKPFIATQTMRDKNSIALQNDLIGANYFDIRMVLAVTGDPINGGNQKQAKSVFEGNSELLIAIIKDLNKGKSLGEFAFKEPLKPIYSFCVINSYAKNNDSLKVRLAKKANSGVKAIFTQPIYEAERLELLLEWIDELPLKNKPILVPGFFPVLTYKTAYFIYYKLPGAYIPEDWLNKLKKASNKSPEEEKRVAVKLSSDLFHNMLKKHKKMHIMSMNNYDFVVNLLKNIK